One Lysinibacillus fusiformis genomic window carries:
- a CDS encoding MerR family transcriptional regulator — translation MNKLMTIQEFSDRTGIPKSTLRFYESKKLLLPIERGLNGYRLYANHQVAIVKLITTLRIADVPISEIQNYLQEHDESVRQNMMSEWVRTIRNKRDLLDVSLRYLESDSIRDDIYLIDKNDEKIIWFVEQSTTGKFGEHFVKRANELKQCNIRIKSYYLNYISGREVIKAQIGFGVPDDTKINGLTEIDFIEHMPACICLALPFKEHPTKLKDGYQKLLQYALQHKWVPTRSILEWYRGEDFTQLDLLLPVIQVGQGDK, via the coding sequence TGACGATTCAGGAGTTTTCTGATAGAACGGGCATTCCTAAAAGTACATTACGTTTTTATGAGTCCAAAAAGTTACTGTTACCAATAGAAAGAGGGCTAAATGGCTACCGCCTTTATGCAAATCATCAAGTGGCCATTGTGAAACTGATAACTACTTTGCGTATAGCGGATGTACCGATCAGTGAAATTCAAAATTATTTGCAGGAGCATGACGAGTCAGTTCGTCAAAATATGATGAGTGAATGGGTTCGGACGATAAGGAATAAACGGGACCTTTTAGATGTTAGCTTACGCTATTTAGAAAGTGATTCCATTCGAGATGACATTTATTTAATCGATAAAAATGATGAAAAAATTATTTGGTTCGTCGAGCAATCCACTACAGGTAAATTTGGCGAGCATTTTGTGAAAAGAGCCAACGAATTAAAGCAATGCAATATTCGAATTAAAAGTTATTATTTAAATTATATATCGGGACGTGAGGTGATAAAAGCACAAATTGGTTTTGGTGTACCTGATGACACGAAAATTAATGGATTAACTGAAATCGATTTCATAGAACATATGCCTGCGTGTATTTGTCTCGCGTTGCCATTTAAAGAGCATCCGACAAAATTAAAGGATGGTTATCAAAAATTACTACAATATGCGCTTCAACATAAATGGGTACCCACTCGATCAATTCTAGAATGGTATCGTGGGGAAGACTTTACACAATTGGATTTGTTATTGCCAGTTATACAAGTGGGACAAGGTGACAAATGA